A genomic segment from Pseudomonas mendocina encodes:
- a CDS encoding MmyB family transcriptional regulator — protein MNSQSQTAGALLRQWRQRRRLSQLDLACEAEISTRHLSFVETGRAQPSRDMLLHLAEQLDIPLRERNRLLSAAGFAPLYSQHDLTDPALAPARQAIDQLLKAHEPYPALAIDRQWNLLAANAAATSFLAGMPDFLLGPPLNVMRLSLHPEGLAPRIANLALWRAHLLMRLQRDAEISGDETLFTLLDELRAYPAPTEVPAPPSDAVLVPLQLHSEQGVLSLISTITVFGTPNDVTLAELALETFFPADAFTAEYLRNLMKSP, from the coding sequence ATGAATAGCCAATCCCAGACCGCCGGCGCCCTGTTGCGCCAATGGCGCCAGCGGCGTCGCCTGAGCCAGCTCGACCTCGCCTGCGAGGCCGAGATTTCCACGCGCCACCTGAGTTTCGTCGAGACCGGCCGCGCCCAGCCCAGCCGCGACATGCTGCTGCATCTGGCCGAGCAGCTGGACATTCCCCTGCGCGAGCGTAATCGCCTGCTCAGCGCGGCCGGCTTCGCCCCGCTGTACAGCCAGCACGATCTGACCGACCCGGCGCTGGCCCCCGCCCGCCAGGCCATCGATCAGTTGCTCAAGGCCCATGAGCCCTATCCGGCATTGGCCATCGACCGGCAGTGGAACCTGCTGGCCGCCAACGCGGCGGCCACCTCGTTCCTCGCCGGCATGCCGGACTTCCTGCTCGGCCCGCCGCTCAACGTGATGCGCCTGTCGCTGCACCCCGAAGGCCTGGCACCGCGCATCGCCAACCTGGCACTGTGGCGCGCGCACCTGCTGATGCGCCTGCAGCGCGATGCGGAGATCAGCGGCGACGAAACCCTGTTCACCCTGCTCGATGAGCTGCGCGCTTACCCGGCGCCGACGGAAGTCCCTGCGCCACCGAGCGACGCCGTGCTGGTGCCGCTGCAACTGCACAGCGAGCAAGGCGTGCTCAGCCTGATCAGCACCATCACGGTGTTCGGCACGCCGAACGACGTGACCCTCGCCGAACTGGCACTGGAAACCTTCTTCCCCGCCGACGCCTTCACCGCCGAGTACCTGCGCAATCTGATGAAAAGCCCCTGA
- a CDS encoding metallophosphoesterase family protein — protein sequence MPDRARTSLPDVLAGPLLRRMEPDRLVLWLVASRALDLQLWLRADGEEPRTQSLDAHCQRLPLGRHAVLHLIDLSLEQALPQDVRIAYDLQIVEDQGTRGMADWAQHLLYDGAEHADFILRSRVDQLLHGSCRKPHHAASDGLLCADRLLAEQHDATQRPALLLMSGDQVYVDDVAGPMLCAIHQLIARLGLFDEFLEGAVVEDSQALYGHPVGYYQRAELLPAVKSNQTLRDKFFGGVEKPVFTSSSADNHLVTFAEMIAMYLLVWSPLPWTLISEDQPPLDEEQQQRYTNERERIDAFRRTLGQAARVFAHLPTLMIFDDHDVTDDWNLSARWEQTAYGHPFSKRIIGNALLAYLLCQGWGNNPDVFEKPLQAFAELLEQRQDEHLQAELQDGLIDQLLHFEQWHYVLPSTPALLVLDTRTRRWRSEGHLSKPSGLMDWEALCDFQQALLDHPSCIIVSAAPMFGVKLIEGIQKLFTLAGHPLMVDAENWMAHRGAASVMMNIFRHSRTPRDFVILSGDVHYSFVYRVNIRHKRASPTIWQITSSGIKNEFPHKLLDWFDRLNRWLYAPWSPLNWLTKRRRMRVTPLIPDRSRAGERLWNAAGLGQVFFDEQGRPERILHLNADGSPPATFIAERESGPAKLALSSPGNRGATPGDEHLR from the coding sequence ATGCCCGATCGCGCCCGCACCTCGTTGCCCGATGTTCTCGCCGGCCCGCTGCTGCGCCGCATGGAGCCTGACCGGCTGGTGCTCTGGCTGGTGGCCAGTCGCGCGCTGGACCTGCAACTGTGGCTGCGGGCCGACGGCGAAGAGCCGCGCACGCAGAGCCTCGACGCGCATTGCCAACGCCTGCCGCTGGGCCGCCACGCGGTGCTGCACCTGATCGACCTGTCGCTGGAGCAGGCGCTGCCGCAGGATGTGCGCATCGCCTATGACCTGCAGATCGTCGAGGACCAAGGCACTCGTGGCATGGCCGACTGGGCGCAGCACCTGCTCTACGACGGCGCCGAGCATGCCGACTTCATCCTGCGCTCACGGGTCGATCAACTGCTCCATGGCTCCTGCCGCAAGCCGCACCACGCCGCGTCTGACGGCCTGCTCTGCGCCGACCGCCTGCTGGCCGAGCAGCACGACGCCACCCAGCGTCCGGCGCTGCTGCTGATGAGTGGCGATCAGGTCTACGTCGACGACGTCGCCGGGCCGATGCTGTGCGCCATTCACCAGTTGATCGCCCGCCTCGGTCTGTTCGACGAGTTTCTCGAAGGCGCCGTGGTCGAGGACAGCCAGGCGCTGTATGGCCACCCGGTCGGTTACTACCAGCGAGCTGAGCTGCTACCTGCGGTGAAAAGCAACCAGACCCTGCGCGACAAGTTCTTCGGGGGTGTGGAAAAGCCGGTGTTCACCAGCAGCAGCGCCGACAATCACCTGGTGACCTTCGCCGAGATGATCGCCATGTACCTGCTGGTCTGGTCGCCGCTGCCCTGGACGCTAATCAGCGAAGACCAGCCGCCGCTGGATGAAGAACAACAGCAGCGCTACACCAACGAGCGCGAGCGCATCGACGCCTTCCGCCGGACGCTCGGCCAGGCCGCCCGGGTATTCGCCCACCTGCCGACACTGATGATCTTCGACGACCACGACGTCACCGATGACTGGAATCTATCCGCGCGCTGGGAGCAGACCGCCTACGGCCACCCCTTCTCCAAGCGCATCATCGGCAACGCCCTGCTCGCCTATCTGCTGTGTCAGGGCTGGGGCAACAACCCGGATGTGTTCGAGAAGCCGCTGCAGGCCTTTGCCGAACTGCTTGAGCAGCGCCAGGACGAACACCTCCAGGCCGAGCTACAGGACGGATTGATCGACCAGCTGCTGCATTTCGAACAGTGGCACTACGTGCTGCCGAGCACACCGGCGCTACTGGTACTGGATACCCGCACGCGGCGTTGGCGCAGTGAAGGACACCTGTCAAAACCCTCGGGGCTGATGGATTGGGAGGCGCTGTGCGACTTTCAGCAGGCGCTGCTCGATCACCCCAGCTGCATCATCGTTTCAGCGGCGCCGATGTTCGGCGTGAAGTTGATCGAAGGCATCCAGAAACTCTTCACCCTGGCCGGCCACCCGCTGATGGTCGATGCGGAAAACTGGATGGCCCACCGCGGCGCGGCCAGCGTGATGATGAACATCTTCCGCCATTCACGTACGCCGAGGGATTTCGTGATTCTCTCCGGCGACGTGCACTACTCCTTCGTCTACCGCGTGAACATCCGCCACAAGCGCGCCAGCCCGACCATCTGGCAGATCACCAGCAGCGGCATCAAGAACGAATTTCCACACAAGCTGCTGGACTGGTTCGACCGTCTCAACCGCTGGCTCTACGCGCCCTGGTCGCCGCTCAACTGGCTGACCAAGCGCCGCCGTATGCGCGTCACGCCGCTGATTCCCGACCGCAGCCGCGCCGGCGAGCGCCTGTGGAACGCCGCCGGCCTCGGCCAGGTGTTCTTTGATGAGCAAGGCAGGCCCGAGCGCATCCTCCATCTCAATGCCGATGGCTCACCGCCCGCCACCTTCATCGCCGAACGCGAATCCGGCCCGGCGAAACTGGCGCTGAGCAGCCCCGGCAATCGCGGCGCGACGCCCGGGGACGAACACCTGCGCTGA
- the ycaC gene encoding isochorismate family cysteine hydrolase YcaC, translated as MTNATYNRLDKDNAVVLLVDHQAGLLSLVRDIEPDKFKNNVLALADLAKFFNLPTILTTSFETGPNGPLVPELKEMFPDAPYIARPGQINAWDNEDFVKAIKATGKKQLIIAGVVTEVCVAFPALSAIEEGFDVFVVTDASGTFNQITRDSAWSRMTQAGAQLMNWFAVACELHRDWRNDVEGLAKICSDHIPDYRNLITSYSALTAGK; from the coding sequence ATGACCAACGCCACCTACAACCGCCTGGACAAAGACAACGCCGTCGTACTGCTGGTCGACCACCAGGCCGGTCTGCTGTCCCTGGTTCGCGACATCGAGCCGGACAAGTTCAAGAACAACGTGCTGGCGCTGGCCGACCTCGCCAAGTTCTTCAACCTGCCGACCATCCTCACCACCAGCTTCGAGACCGGCCCCAACGGCCCGCTGGTGCCGGAGCTGAAGGAAATGTTCCCGGATGCCCCGTACATCGCCCGCCCCGGCCAGATCAACGCCTGGGACAACGAAGACTTCGTCAAGGCGATCAAGGCCACCGGCAAGAAGCAACTGATCATCGCCGGCGTGGTCACCGAGGTGTGCGTGGCGTTCCCGGCCCTGTCGGCCATCGAGGAAGGCTTCGACGTGTTCGTGGTGACCGATGCCTCGGGCACCTTCAATCAGATCACCCGTGACTCGGCCTGGAGCCGCATGACTCAGGCCGGCGCGCAACTGATGAACTGGTTCGCCGTGGCCTGCGAGCTGCACCGCGACTGGCGCAACGACGTGGAAGGCCTGGCCAAGATCTGCTCGGATCACATCCCGGACTACCGCAACCTGATCACCAGCTACAGCGCGCTGACCGCTGGCAAGTGA
- a CDS encoding Crp/Fnr family transcriptional regulator → MPDPHHYFSQLNQGHWFAALPPALSQSLLNMAQVQHLDAGQRLFRRGDKPSGLYAVVEGAVRVGAVSENGKEALLTLVEPPYWFGEISLFDGLPRTHDAFAESASTLLLLPQHGLLALLEREPQYWRDFALLMSHKLRLAFVALEDMSLLPAAPRLARRLLLIAENYGESEPRRVLHLAQEQLALMLSLSRQTTNQILKELQAQGVVHLNYGEIEILDFERLRKAAES, encoded by the coding sequence ATGCCCGATCCGCATCATTACTTCAGCCAGTTGAACCAGGGCCACTGGTTCGCCGCACTGCCTCCGGCGCTGAGCCAGAGCCTGCTGAATATGGCCCAGGTGCAGCATCTGGACGCCGGCCAGCGGCTGTTTCGTCGTGGCGACAAGCCCAGTGGGCTGTACGCGGTAGTGGAAGGTGCAGTGCGTGTCGGTGCCGTCAGCGAGAACGGCAAGGAGGCGCTGCTGACCCTGGTCGAGCCACCTTACTGGTTCGGCGAGATTTCCCTGTTCGATGGCCTGCCGCGCACCCACGATGCCTTTGCCGAGAGCGCCAGCACCCTGCTGCTGCTACCCCAGCACGGCCTGCTCGCCCTGCTCGAGCGCGAGCCACAGTACTGGCGCGACTTCGCCCTGCTGATGAGCCACAAGCTGCGTCTGGCCTTCGTCGCCCTGGAAGACATGAGCCTGCTGCCGGCCGCACCACGCCTGGCCCGACGCCTGTTGCTGATCGCCGAGAACTACGGCGAGAGCGAACCGCGCCGCGTGCTGCACCTGGCCCAGGAACAGCTGGCGCTGATGCTCTCGCTGTCGCGCCAGACCACCAACCAGATCCTCAAGGAGCTGCAGGCGCAGGGCGTGGTTCACCTCAACTATGGCGAGATCGAGATTCTCGACTTCGAACGCCTGCGCAAGGCAGCGGAGAGCTGA
- a CDS encoding Mpo1 family 2-hydroxy fatty acid dioxygenase, with amino-acid sequence MKTLVDHLAQYAAYHRDRRNIASHFIGIPMIVLAVAVLLSRPGFELAGLWLAPATLTALAAAVFYLRLDTRFGLLMTLLLGLCLWVGAGLAAASTALWLSAGIGLFVVGWIIQFVGHYYEGRKPAFVDDIMGLIVGPLFVVAELAFLLGLRKEVEHAVVEIAGPTCIREKKALV; translated from the coding sequence ATGAAAACCCTCGTCGATCACCTGGCGCAGTATGCCGCCTACCACCGCGACCGACGCAACATCGCCAGCCATTTCATCGGCATCCCGATGATCGTGCTGGCCGTCGCCGTGCTGCTGTCGCGCCCGGGCTTCGAGCTCGCCGGGCTCTGGCTGGCGCCTGCGACCCTCACCGCCCTGGCCGCTGCCGTGTTCTACCTGCGCCTGGATACCCGCTTCGGTTTGCTCATGACGCTGCTGCTGGGGCTGTGTCTGTGGGTGGGGGCCGGCCTGGCGGCGGCATCCACCGCGCTGTGGTTGTCAGCCGGCATAGGCCTGTTCGTGGTCGGCTGGATCATCCAGTTCGTCGGTCACTACTACGAAGGACGCAAGCCGGCCTTCGTCGACGACATCATGGGGCTGATCGTCGGACCGCTGTTCGTGGTGGCTGAACTGGCCTTCCTGCTCGGCTTGCGCAAGGAAGTCGAGCACGCCGTGGTGGAAATCGCTGGACCGACCTGCATTCGTGAGAAGAAAGCGCTGGTCTGA